The sequence TACCGGACGGAGAACGGGCGCGAGACCACGTGGCCCGCGTTCGTCGGTCCCGAGTCGCTCGTCGAGTCGGTGCGCCGGACATTGCGGCTTCGCGGGCTCGTGCTGGAGGTCGTCGTGTGCCCGGAGATCGCGCCGGGGCGGGCCGAGGGCCGGAGGGACGCGGCCGCGCTCGCGGAGGCGGCGGTGCTGGCCGCGCTGGGGCAGCGAGCACGGATGCGCACGGCACAGGTGACAACCGGGGTGACTAAGCGCTCTGTTAGTGTCCCTGGCGGTTTCCGGATATCCGAGGAAGGACCGCCGTGCCCACGCTGCACCACCGTGATCCCGTGTTCGTGCTCGAACTCGGCGCTGACGAGAACCGGTTCTCGCCGGACTGGCTGAACTCGGTCCACGGGATGCTGGACACCGTGTCGGGGCACGGTGGGCCCGCCGCGCTCGTGACGGTGGGACAGCGCAAGTTCTACTCCAACGGGCTCGACCTGGAGTGGCTTGTGGCGCACGCGGAGGAGACCCAGAGCTACGTACGTGACGTACACGAGCTGTTCGCGAGGGTGCTCACCCTTCCCGTGCCGACGGTGGCCGCCGTCAACGGCCACGCCTTCGGAGCCGGGGCCATGCTGGCGATGGCCCACGACGCCCGGGTCATGCGAGCCGACCGCGGCTACTTCTGCTTCCCCGAGGCCGACATCAACATCCCGTTCACGCCCGGCATGGCCGCTCTCATCCAGAGCAAACTGACCCCGGCCTCGGCCATCGCGTCGATGACGACGGCCCGCCGGTTCGGTGGGCCCGAGGCGAAGCACGCCGGGCTCGTTGACGCTGTCGCGGACGAGTCCGAACTCCTCGACACCGCCTGCGAGCGGGTTCGCGCGCTGGCAGGCAAGGACAAGGGCACACTCGGCGCCATCAAGAACACGATGTTCGCCACTGTCGTGTCCGCCCTGCGTTCCGAATCCTGACTCGTCGTCCTTCGCCCTCCCCGCCCTTCTCGCCCCGCCGTCACCCGCTTCCCGAAGGGTGGCCTGTGAGCTAGATTCGCAGGCGGCGGTGGGGAGACCTGGAACGACCTTCCATGTCGCGGCCGCCCACAACAGAACATGGGCACCGGAGCGCGCGCCACAAGCCCGCGCCGACGGCAACGACAAAGGAGTCACGACCGTGACCGATGGTGTATTCGGCCGCGACGGCGGCCACGAACAGGTGGTCTACTGCCAGGACCCGCAGACCGGGCTCAAGGCGATCATCGCGGTGCACTCCACCGCTCTCGGCCCCGCGCTCGGCGGGACCCGCTTCTACCCGTACGCGTCGGAGCAGGACGCGCTGAACGACGTGCTGGCGCTGTCGATGGGCATGTCGTACAAGAACGCTCTCGCGGGCCTCGACCTCGGCGGCGGCAAGGCCGTCATCATCGGTGACCCCGCCACGCTCAAGTCGGAGGCGCTGCTGCGGGCCTACGGCCGGTTCATCGAGTCCCTCGGCGGCCGCTACATCACCGCGTGCGACGTGGGCACCTATGTGCCCGACATGGATGTGGTCGCGCGGGAGACCCGCTACGTCACCGGCCGTTCCCGTGACGACGGTGGCGCAGGCGACTCGTCGGTGCTCACCGCCTACGGCGTGTTCCAGGGCATGCGGGCATCGGCGGAGCACGTGTGGGGCAGCCCCGAGCTGCGCGGCCGCCGCGTCGGTGTCTCCGGCGTCGGCAAGGTCGGCCACCTTCTCGTCGGCCACCTGGTCGAGGCAGGCGCCGAGGTCGTCGTCACCGACGTCTCCGAGGCCGCGATCGACCGGATCCGTGCCGCACACCCCTCGGTGGAGGTCGTGGCCGACAACGCGGCGCTCGTCGCCTCCGACATCGACGTCTACGCTCCCTGCGCGCTCGGTGGCGCGCTCGACGATGCCACGGTGGAGACGCTGCGCGCCGCGATCGTGTGCGGTGCAGCGAACAACCAGCTCGCGCACCCCGGCGTCGAGAAGCTGCTCGACGAGCGGAAGATCCTTTTCGCACCCGACTACCTCGTGAACTCCGGTGGCGTGATCATGGTCAGCGACGAGCTGCGCGGATTCGACTTCGAGCGGGCTCGCCGTCAGGTGAGCGCGCTGTACGAGACGACAAAGAAGGTGTTCGCCCTCGCCGAGGAGGAGGGAGTGCCGCCCGCGACCGCGGCCGACCGGCTCGCCGAGCGCCGCATGGCCGAGGTGTCCCGGCTGAGGTCGATACTCACCAGGTGATCGCATTCTTTGAGACGACGGGCGTGCGCGCATGGGTGCACGCCCGTTGCCTTGCCACCGGAAGGCAGGCGGGGTACCGGGCGGGCGAGCGGGTCGTGCTCGCCTCGGTGGTGAAGGTGCCGCTCGTGCTGGAATTCGCCCGCCAGGTGGCCGCGGGACAGCTCGATCCCACCGACCGGGTGCGCGTGACGGCGGGGGACCGTCTCGGCGGCACCGGAACGGCCGGGTGTTCCGATGACGTCGAGCTGAGCTTGCGCGACGCCGCGTTTCTCGCCATGAGCCTCAGTGACAACAGCGCCGCGGACCTGCTCTTCGACCGGGTGGGGGTGGAGAACGTCCAGGCGCTGATGACGGAACTGGGCCTGACCTCGACGCGCGTGGTGTGCCCGCCCCGCGACGTGGTGCGGAGCATGGCGGAAGAGATCGGGGCGGGCGATCCCGCCGAGTTCGCGGCCCGGTTTCCCCTGCTGACCGCCGAGGACGTGCTCGCGACGAGAGCGCTCGACGCGAAGCACACCAACGCGAGCACGCCGGAGGACATGACGAGGCTGCTCGAACTCGTGTGGACGGACAAGGCGGGGCGGCCCGAGAGCTGCGCTGCCGTGCGGGCGTGGATGGCGCAGCAGGTGAACTGGTTGCGCCTCGGCGCGGCGTTCCCTCCCGAGGTCTCGGTCGAGGGCAAGACCGGGACGTTGCCGTGCGTGCGCAACGAGATCGGCGTCGTCACCTATCCCGACGGCGGGCGGTACGCCGTCGCCGTGTTCACGCGAGTGGCCTCGCTGGAAGGCCGCCGCCCCGACATCGAACGCGCGATCGGCCTCACGGCCCGCGCGGCGGTGGAGTCACTGCGCGAGCGGTGAGACCGCGGCCGCGCCCGAGGCGTAGACGACCTCCCACGGCCGGGGTGGCTGGACGGGGCCGGGCGGCACCACCGTCGAAACGCCGTCGGAGCGCAACACCTCGGTGGCCACCTCGGCGAGCCGCGGCGCCAGCGGATGTGGGCTGGTGGCCGGCCACGCGAACGACATGCGCCAGGTCAGCGGCTCCGGCCGCAGCGGCCGCCACACCACTCTCGGCTCCTTGCGCGCGACGCCCCCGCTGTCGAAGGCCACACCGCTACCGGCGAGCACCAGCCCGAGCACGAACTCGGGATTGCGCGCGTGGTGCACGGTGGTGGGCCGGAAACCGTGCTCCCAACACGTGCGCAGCGTCTCGTCGTAGCGGCCGGGGGCAGCCGCTCTCGGGAAGAGGACGAGCCCGTGCCCGGCGAGGTCGGGAAGGGCCAGTTCGGTGCGCGCGGCCAACGGGTCGGCCCTCGGGAGCACCACACCGAGCGGGGTCTCCACGACGGGACCGAGCCGTAGATCGACCGTGTCCACCGGGTGGTGCAGCAGACCC comes from Saccharomonospora xinjiangensis XJ-54 and encodes:
- a CDS encoding LysR family transcriptional regulator; translation: MDLVRALRSFVVVADERHFGRAADRLGIAQPPLSRRIARLEAELGARLFDRDSRRVELTEAGHVLLAEARDVLARWDRMITLVGKAHRGETDTVRAGVPPEVPGRVLAAILRAFADVCPGVRLDLQELTTAEQLPLLADRQLDTGLLHHPVDTVDLRLGPVVETPLGVVLPRADPLAARTELALPDLAGHGLVLFPRAAAPGRYDETLRTCWEHGFRPTTVHHARNPEFVLGLVLAGSGVAFDSGGVARKEPRVVWRPLRPEPLTWRMSFAWPATSPHPLAPRLAEVATEVLRSDGVSTVVPPGPVQPPRPWEVVYASGAAAVSPLAQ
- a CDS encoding Glu/Leu/Phe/Val family dehydrogenase — translated: MTDGVFGRDGGHEQVVYCQDPQTGLKAIIAVHSTALGPALGGTRFYPYASEQDALNDVLALSMGMSYKNALAGLDLGGGKAVIIGDPATLKSEALLRAYGRFIESLGGRYITACDVGTYVPDMDVVARETRYVTGRSRDDGGAGDSSVLTAYGVFQGMRASAEHVWGSPELRGRRVGVSGVGKVGHLLVGHLVEAGAEVVVTDVSEAAIDRIRAAHPSVEVVADNAALVASDIDVYAPCALGGALDDATVETLRAAIVCGAANNQLAHPGVEKLLDERKILFAPDYLVNSGGVIMVSDELRGFDFERARRQVSALYETTKKVFALAEEEGVPPATAADRLAERRMAEVSRLRSILTR
- a CDS encoding enoyl-CoA hydratase-related protein codes for the protein MPTLHHRDPVFVLELGADENRFSPDWLNSVHGMLDTVSGHGGPAALVTVGQRKFYSNGLDLEWLVAHAEETQSYVRDVHELFARVLTLPVPTVAAVNGHAFGAGAMLAMAHDARVMRADRGYFCFPEADINIPFTPGMAALIQSKLTPASAIASMTTARRFGGPEAKHAGLVDAVADESELLDTACERVRALAGKDKGTLGAIKNTMFATVVSALRSES
- a CDS encoding serine hydrolase translates to MIAFFETTGVRAWVHARCLATGRQAGYRAGERVVLASVVKVPLVLEFARQVAAGQLDPTDRVRVTAGDRLGGTGTAGCSDDVELSLRDAAFLAMSLSDNSAADLLFDRVGVENVQALMTELGLTSTRVVCPPRDVVRSMAEEIGAGDPAEFAARFPLLTAEDVLATRALDAKHTNASTPEDMTRLLELVWTDKAGRPESCAAVRAWMAQQVNWLRLGAAFPPEVSVEGKTGTLPCVRNEIGVVTYPDGGRYAVAVFTRVASLEGRRPDIERAIGLTARAAVESLRER